CCTGTTTCGCTGTAGGCCacacgagagaaaaagcggcTCATGCCACATGCCTCAACGAAACGGTATGGCTTCTGCGCCACAACACCGGTTGACGGCAACAGCATGCAGAGCACAACACCGCGCGGTGCCCGTGAGAGGCAGTACAGCAGCTCACGTGCAAGAAGGCGGCTGTGACAGCAAGTGTGCAGCTTGGGAAAGCTGCCTTGGCGAACGTGGGGTGATGAAAAGATGAAGGGAGAGGATAGTATCGGCTACGGCTACCTCCCCGAAGTGTGCGTACGGGGCTccaagaaaaggaaagggcgTTAGGAAACTTTACGGAAGTACAGGGAACGAGCAGGAGAGTGTGTCACGCGTGTATGCTGGCGAGCTTTCCGGTAAAGAAGCGATGCGGCTCATCAGGCAAAAGGGGCAGAAAACCACTGCTGTCACCGCAATTCTGTGATTCGAGCgtacggctgctgcgtctaCCGTGCAGCTCCCCTGACTCGCAACACGCAGGATGGCTGGGACGAGAAGTGAGTACTCTTGCCTGGTGTATGGGGAAGAGGTGACCCAATAGTAGCCTGCCTAAAGCTGCCCAGGAGTGATGTAGGACAAGTTGGACGCTcccagcgaaagagagatcCGAGCGATacacaagagagggaagcgcaGTACGCGGCGGAGGGTAAATCTCGATTCACGGTAGGGCGTGCATCGGGCAACCGCTGTCGCAGCTAGAAGCAGTATTGTGCCGTGTGAGGGCAAAACACCCTAAGGCTCCCCATCACCCTGTGGCGCTGCTTGTCTCACCAAAGGCTCAAAGACGATTCGACTTTTGCAGACCGTGTCgacgcaaaaaaaagaaaaaaccCACGGCATCGGTGCTGCACGTTCAGAATGTTGCACGCTGCTGAGGAATCGTGCACCTCAACCCGCacgaccgccaccacctctcaaAGTGACGCGGTGGTGCACGACGCACAGCTCAGCTACTGGAGACTGTGCTGGAGGCGAGACTCATcacgagggggagggcaccaccgctgcagagAGGCGGCGAGCCCTCTTCCTAGTTGCTTTGATCGAGTGCACTGGCGGCACGGAGGCAAAGCGGAAagctgctggtgtgctgTAGAGGagccaaagagagaaaagcctCCCTTGCCAAGCAGCAGTGAGCCAAGCCGGAAAGACCAACAAGCAAGCGAACAACAACGATACGTTTCAGATAAGCATTGGTGCTTTGCCAAATAGCCGCGTTTACTGTTATCGCGGGACACGGATTGTGGCCGAAAGGAGGGGCGACCACTCGCGGTAAGTAAAAGGCCTTAGTCAGCCGGAGAACCGAGGCAATCCCCTTTCAGCTTAGGCTACAACGGTAAAGAGGAACGCAGGTCCGGCGTAAAGGGAGCGGGCCGGGGGGGTCAGTCGGAAAAGGCGAGCGGTGGCCAGTTATGGATACAACATAGATAAGAGCAGCGAATAACTCAATAggtgaaggggaaaaaggacTGCCCAGGCAGCTACGCACATACTGCAAATAAGAGAAGCTCGAGAGAGTCCTCGTATGTCTTTCACGAACGCGCTGACGCGCATCCATGCCTTCGACAGCCGAGCAAGCCACCGTTCCGCCAAACTtcagcgacagagagagccGTAAAGTGCCTCGTACAAGCACGTTAGACGAGTCCAGAGAAACGCCCCAGCAGCCAAAAGTGTGTGTCGCTGAAGCGCAATGCTCACTTTCTACCCGAGGCACGCCGACTCCCTCGGCCACACAACATCAGTTCAactccactcctcccccAATCCTGCCACCCACCGCGTCGCGtagtgcaaagcagcgccaggcacgcggtgcagcagtgcgccgacccagtcagCTCGGCAGGGCCCCTGACTCAGGCTCTGCCCACCCAACCCCTCCGCCCGctccgcaggccgcctcacagccgctcccatggtgctggcggccgcatggtgcatccctcgcagcggcgcaggcaccCCACGCCAGCGGCCACCGAGGCCCGGGCGGGAGACAGCCCAAGCCACGCTCACCACAGGAATGGCACAGACGTGTCCATccctgtcgcaggccgctccggcgcagcgccatccaccaCCTGACCGCTGGCATcggcagcgatacatcgcccTGGCCTCCCCTccgtcgtaggtgcttgcGCCCTGTCCCCACCAGAAGTGCCTCGGCATttggcagggatggagagaggggggctgcccagcttccccacacagagtggagGTAGTGCACTCCCCTGAGATACCACGCGCTGACGtgcgtccccctctctgtcgctGGGGAGGCGCACAAATAGAGCGACGCGGTCGGGCCCAGAGCCGATCGGGAATcgacaaaaaaaacacgcaGACGGAGCCACGcggcgtttgtgtgcgttGCGTGACGTTTTTCTTGTGTCCTCTGCACTTCACTCTTCTCGCCTTCAGGTCGCTCTGATGTGCGCCTCAACGCCCCCCCCCGAGGCCATCAGCACTCCCTCACCTCACTTTCACCCTTGCCTggctgcctcgctgctgccgctcttcaaACACCCGGTTCGTCTTGCTGACTTTCGTCTCTACAAGTGGCAGGAGAGCGCCTCTCGTTACTCCGCAGGGCCTCTCCCTGCTCCGGTGCAGGCGAGggcaaaggggagaggaggaaaagctGAAAGAGCTGCGAACCAGTGGCTGATGTGGGGGAAAGGAtttggtggaggagaggcaaatCCGATAGTTTGCTACAGTGAAGCCGCCGTATGAGACGAAGAGGTAGGGAGTCTTTGGTGAGCCGCCGTCCTTTTTGGCACTTGTCGTGcgcgggggcgggggggagTGCCACTGGGCTCTTTGAACCGGGGCGTCATCATCGCCAGCCTCTCAGCAGCATTTTTGCTCCGCCGCACGCAGTtcgtgtgcagcagccccgCACATCGCTAAGAGCGGCTAACCTTCAGACCGGACGACGACACGCTCATCTCCACGAAGCGGGCATTGCCATTCGGCGGATTCGCTGTCAACAACTCGCGAATCCGCCGAGCGCACGCCTCGTCCTTCGCGCACATGTACATgtagccaccaccaccagcgccaggCAGTGTCAGACCCCACACGTACGGTTCCACAATGTCCACGATTGACTGTACTGCAGGGTTGCACACGCCGCTGTCCAGCCGCTTCTTCTGATCCCACGTCCGGTGGATAAGCCGCGCGTATCTTTCGTAGTTGCCGGTCGTGATAGCGTTGTACATTGCGGCAGTGGTAGCGCCACCTATCTCATGCAgtagctgcagcgtcgcaccGCTGTTCAGAAACACCTCACGCACAATCTCCGTAAGAATGCCCTTTGCTGTCCGAGTGATCCCCGTGTAGTAGAGAAGGTGGCACGAAGCAAACCTCGGGTCCGTGTACACGTTATCCGGCATCCAGCGCACAGTAGGCAAGCACGGTAGCCCAGGCACACATTGCACCAGCTTCACACCCTCGAACAGGCCGCCGTACTGATCCTGCCACCCGCCACCAGCAGTCAGCATTTGCTCAATCAACAGCACGCGGCGGCACACATCGTGGACGTCCCACGGCAGCTTGCAGAACTCCGCCAGTGACTGCAGCACGGTGCCGGCAACGATGGAGCTCGTCCCCAGGCCGGACCCCACTGGGATCGCCACAAACAGTGAGATCTCCAGCCCGTGGTTGCCAAACCGCGCCGCCAGTTGCTCCGTCAGCGTCGCGTACGCCGTCGTGCAGAACTCTGGCAGGAACCCGCACAGCGCAAGTGCAGCCTTCGGAATCGAGAACGAATTCTGCACCGCCGTATACGTGCGGATTTCGTCGAAGCTCGAAATCCTCAGCTGCTCGCCGGAGTCGATCGAGAGTATGACGATGGTCGGGTCCTTGCgtgcacgcacgtacacctGCACCGGTGGCTGCCCGTTCAGCTCCACAGCAACGTTGAtcacgctgccgccactcaGGATCGTGTACGGCGGCGTATCCGTCCAAGCACCGGCAAGGTCGATACGGATGGGGCAGCGACCCCAGATGATTTGGTCAAGGTGAACACCAATTTCTGGGTTGTGGCGCTCACCAGGAAAGGAGTCCACAATGGCGGCGCATAGCTCCGCGAAGGCAGTGGCACTGTGCCGAGTCACTAGCGAGCGGGCCTCCTTCGCGCTCGGCGCATGCAGTAGCTCAAGGCGCCgcgccttctctgccgcagTCATCGGCGGCTGTGCAGCATCCATTGCCTCCAGCGCGAGCTCTATCACGCGGCTCACAAACATGTGGTAGTGCGCCGTCACGATGCGTCCAGACGCCAAGCACAGCGGCGCGCCCCTGCGGTCACCGTTCGGGCTCTTCTCATCCGTGAATATGCGTGCCCAGCTACTCGCAGTAGCATCGGCATCGCTCCCAAATGACTCTATCGAGTCTGGCTGGTGTGGCAGCGATACTGTCTTGGCAGTTGCGTCCACCCCGTCCCACTCTTCCGTCgtcccgctgcgccgcggcagcgtcacgcCAAGCTCCACTACGCGCTTTGCAACGCGACTCAGGTCCAACAGAGagaactgctgctgcagcagcgcgatcATCGAGTCAGATAAGACCGACGGCCGCACACTCGACAGTGCAGGCGTGGCCATCGGCGTGTTCGGCACAGACACAACCGAGCTGCACCCACCCTGGAACACGGGGTTAGCACCCACGAGCGCAAGCATCAGCGTCAACATGCGCCGCTCGTAGTATTCGCTGTTGCGCAGTATCGCAGGCACGTCCgccagccgcagcaggtCCATCGCAGACACGCGCGGCTGCGTTCGCCACACAGCCTGTCCAGCAGAGAGTCGCACAGggtccacagcagcgccgccgccagtcGTCGCCTCCAGCGAAAGCGTAGCAACGTACAGGAAGTcgccgagctgctgctgtgtcacGCACACGGGGAACAGTGCAGCCTCGGAGATGTCCAGCGGTTGCGCGGTATCTCTGTCCGCAGCCCGCGCAGTAGGGTATAGCTCCGCAACGCTGAAACCTCGACTCGACAGCCAGTCGTGCAGGAGCAGCCCCATGTACACCGTCGAGCCGTTGCGCACGTCTCCACGGAACGCGTCGTCGATGTGGTACGGCCGCGCAgcgtgcagtgcagcaccgtcaccacagccgcgcccACCAAGCGCAGCGggcagcacagacacaacgctcacgcacacaccaagCGGCAGTGCAAGCGCCCAGTCATTGCGCGGGATCCCCGTCAGGATGTGCTGACCCCGCAGCACCCAGCGCGCACCCACCCAGCTGCTCTCCGCCCAGAGGTGGTGCACAGGCGATACCGGGGCGAATGCGgatgctccagcagcagcagcagcggcagcggaccCATCCAGAGGTGCAAGTAGCACAGAGTTTTGTACAATTACCGACGATGGCGTCGCAAGCAGAGGCACTGCGTCGCCAGCAGCAAAGTCCAGCTCTTCCCCCGCGTCGCCCGCGGGCGCATCCGCAGCCGCAGTAGGCAGCCGCGCCTCCTTCCCGTCGTTGCACTCAGGCGCAAGTACACCGTCGAACGGCGTGCCCCACGACCACGACGGCGTCGGAGACTCGCAGCTCTGCAACTTCGCTGTCGACGAGATCAGCTGACGGCACGTCCCGTAGTGCAGAAACACCGCATCGCGCAGTTCCACAACGCCCGCCTTCAGTCCGGAGACCTCCGGATCTGCTTGCGACGCGTTCCGGCCCAGTGCAGTGCCAAACTCCGAGTACAGCTCGTATGAGTTGCACACCACcgcgcagcggtgcccaTCATGCTCGCCGCCGTTCACGTCATCAGTGTCCAGCGCTCTGCCAAGGCACTTGCGAGCCAGAATCGCCACTGCGCGGTCGCTCAGCATCCACATACCCACATCCAAGAGAAACGAATGCCTGCCCTCGGCGGTGCGCTGGCGTATTTCGGCCAACGACGGTTTCTGTAGCATGTAGTCCAGCTCAAGTGGCTTCTCGCATGTCGTGAAGAGCACGCCATGGTTCTCCAAGAGGTGCGTGTCAGTACGAATGCCAAAGCACACAACATCCTTATCCGCGAagtgagaaaaagagggcaGAGAACCTCTGAGGTACACGCAGACGTCGCCGCACGCGATCAACGTGCGCAGGTTGGCAGGCGCCGTCGTGATGATCTCACGGTACATCGGCATTTGGGTCGAGAGCAGCGTGCGAGACAGCTGGCTGCCACGGCGCCACCGGCACGGAGGCAACGGCACCAGTGCCTTGCCCACTGCCGCGTACGCCGGCAGGCGGCGGCTCAAGCCACCAGCGTGCACAATCACGCGGCCATCCTTGTCCCCAAGTCGCAGCCACGACAGGAACGACTTCTTCGCAGATGCAGGTGCATGACGCTGTTCGTCTAAGTAGCACTCGTGCAGTAGGTGCACCGTGCCACCGCCGGAGCCCAGCGGCTTGCCCTCCGGGTCGCACCCGCAGAACAGCCCaggcgccgccacgtcgccCTTCGCAGAGTGCTCATGCACAGTTAACGAGGCCGCATCCCCCAGGAGCTTCTTTGCTCCACTATACTCCGCCAAGCAGCGGGGGACGCTGAAGAGAAAATTCAGGCTCATTTTGGCTCAACCGTCGCTGCGGGGATGTCGAGGCCTGTCCAGGAAAAAAAATCGAGACGCACGTCGCTGCAAGCTGGACGAAGGAGCCCCGGGGAGAGACGCAAGACGCGACGTGTAGGCAAGGCGAAGTGGCGCAGCCACAACTAACGaggaaacagaaaaggaaaagagcgcaACACTACGGCACGCGTTCACGCAGAACAACTTGCCGCTTATCCGGCTAtaacacagagagggagagaaagggaaggggaggggggaggggggcacaaaTCTGCGGTGGGAAggagtgagggggtgggggtgggggtgttgtggaggcggggggaaggggcgagagaaaggTGGAAGCGAAACAGCCGGACAGCGAAGGACAAACACTTAGAAAGCAAAGCTGCACACGCCAGGGGAGGCGAGAGTGCAGGGCGCATGGTCGCTCCGCTCAACAAGAGCGGGGAGGCAAAGGTGCACCGCACGCCAGCGGCAACACGTGAGCGGACAAGACGAGCGGCCCCACTCGCTCCCTTCAGTTTTCTACGCGAGGCACGCCGACTCCCTCGGCCACACGACATCAGTTCAactccactcctcccccAATCCTGCCACCCACCGCGTCGCGcagtgcaaagcagcgccaggcacgcggtgcagcagtgcgccgacccagtcagCTCGGCAGGGCCCCTGACTCAGGCTCTGCCCACCCAACCCCTCCGCCCGctccgcaggccgcctcacagccgctcccatggtgctggcggccgcatggtgcatccctcgcagcggcgcaggcaccCCACGCCAGCGGCCACCGAGGCCCGGGCGGGAGACAGCCCAAGCCACGCTCACCACAGGAATGGCACAGACGTGTCCATccctgtcgcaggccgctccggcgcagcgccatccaccaCCTGACCGCTGGCATcggcagcgatacatcgcccTGGCCTCCCCTccgtcgtaggtgcttgcGCCCTGTCCCCACCAGAAGTGCCTCGGCATttggcagggatggagagagggggggctgcccagcctccccacacagagtggagGTAGTGCACTCCCCTGAGATACCACGCGCTGACGTacgtccccctctctgtcacTATAGTGATTGTAGAAAggtggacacacacacacgcagagagagggagagagaaggggagaggagagatcAGCAGGGAGGAGATAAATGGCGCCATCGCCCACTGTCATGCCACGGCAGCACGTATGGAGACGAGTGGCCCTCCCCAGCCCACCAGAGGAAATGAGGAGCGGATGAGAATCGCAGAAGCCGAGGTGTTGGAGCGCATTAACAGTAGTTCGtaggcaaaaaaaaaaagaaatgtgaaagaaaagcgagcaGAACCCACAAAAGCCCCACGGCGCAGGTCGATGTGAGAAGCGAAGCGCTGATCTTGGGCGAGGCGGTGGAAAGCGCAGGGAAGGGAGATGGTGGactggggggagggggtggaggggagataggcagagagaagaatgTGGTAATCAGATCCAGGCGCAAATAGTCgcatgaagaagaagagggggaggagaggaagaagagcaccaaAGACCCCTCAACCGAGGACAGTAGTGGCGGgaatagaaaaaaaaaaactaaaaGGAGTGAGGATGAGTGTCAAGGAATACGCAAGATAAACGCCAACACGTGTTCCCAGCTTGCCATGGCTGGTGGAGTTTCCCATTTCTGCAGAAGCGTACATCAATTGATTAGCCACCCGCTCGCCTTCTCGATAACACTAAGTACGAACAGGTAGACCCACgcatcccccccccttttccttcaccgGAGGACCCCCTGTCGCATTGGATAATCGAGAACGGGGAGAGAACAACACATAAACCCATTCAGCGCCTCGATGCCTCGAGGTGTGAAATGAGGAGGAAGCCAGACTGGagtaaggaggaggaggagagtgcgTGGGGGAAGCGTACCCTTGGCCCacgtctcttcctcctcctccttacaTCCTTTCCTTTGGCCATgtggaaggcagagagaccTGCTGAGAGCACACGTGCGAAGGAATGGGGGCAACAATTACGCGTACGCACCGACACGCACGCGAGCAGTAAAAGCGCAGAGAAAGCCAAaacaagcgaaagaaaagaaaggggggagagaggaggagtggggggggggggagtgggagaggaggagggtgggggggggggagggtgggtgtTATGTAtcacccacccctcttctAGGGGCTCACAATATCCAAGTAAGCGCTTAATACCCTTCGCCNNNNNNNNNNNNNNNNNNNNTACCTACTACCGTACTACTACGTACgtactactactactactacgtACTACTCTCTCTCCCNNNNNNNNNNNNNccccccttcccccatcCCCCGGAGCTCACAGACACCacagacacatacacgccCCCTCGCTCCCTTGTACACACCGTCATgcacgcggcgcaccgaggaggaggcacccAAGGCCCCCCGTCCCACTCACCACACGGCGTACTTGCCACTCAAGATGctcgaggagagagagggggggcaacAAGCTAGGAATAAAAGAGAAGTGTGGGTAAAATGTAACCAAGTAGAGACGTGGggtgcggaggaggtgaaggggtGTTGTTGTGATGAAACACCACTGTCGTCTCACAGGTGTGCCTTTACACCTAGAGAGGGAAGAATAGaaaaagcgagggagagaggaagagacggaCGCCCATGCACAGGTGCACACCTACCCGAccccgcccgcccccccagcagctgccgtcCTGGCAGAAGCGCATGCGTcgagaggcgcacaagcagaagcgccacagagtaaaaaaaaaggccaCTGCTTGCCTAGCTTGCACCGGGTCTGAATATGCCTTGGCAGGTTTGAGTGTCCGTGTAGGGTGGGAGTAAGTCTGTACACAAGCACAACCATAGAGAAAGGCCCGCACTGGCGCGCCACTCCGTGCcgtaggaggaggaaagagggggggaacaaATCAACGAGAAACCGAAGACGACACAATGTAGAACAAGTGAGGCAGTAGAGGTGATTGGGGGGAGGATGAGGTGCGCAATAGACACAGCTATcactcgcacgcacgccagTCACGTTTCCCCTCCACGAGGACGACATCAACAGAACCCCCAAACAGAGAAAGTGAGGAAGAATGAGGAGCAGAGAGCctacagagggagagaaaacgcGTCTGGAAGGCACAGAGTGTAAGGGGAGGTGATGGAACCATAAAGTatgggggaaagagaagcgaccACGTAATGACACGCGagcacgcgagagagagagagagagagaagagagcacaaaATCGATAatcgagaggaagagcggcaatggagagaaaatggaggaagggaaggaaagcgaagcagcgaagacgcagggagaggggggaaacagaaaagaaacgcagCCAAATGAATAATTTAACGTAAAAGGCAGCGAGTGAGGCCGCACGTGCATTGGGGCATACATGCACCTCTCACGCTTTCTGTTACGCGTAGTCGTCGTCCTTGATCTCGCTACCACAGCACAAaacagagcagcagagaccAAAGCCGATGATGAAACAGATGAACGTGCCGACGGTCGTCGTGCAGAGCAGGTAGAATCCCTCCGCCATAGCATACCCATCCCTCTTTGCCGCACATATCTGCGTCTCCTCGTCAGGACAGAGCGTCGTCGTATAGGTGTACACCATCAAGCCCAAGGTGGCGCTGGAGCAAGTAAAAGACATGAACGTCATGAAAGTGCTCGTGACGAAGAGGCCGTCATTGTTGTATGCGCTGATCCAGCACGCGGCAAACAACATAGAAGCCCCGATAAAAGTGGCTGCAGCCACcgacagcgcagccgcaACTGTGTAGCATACCTGCCCCTGGAGGCACAGTAGGCGGTACGAGTACGTACGGGACATCACCACACCCTGCACATCTGCAACCGACCTGGATGACTGGCGGTACCAGAAGTGC
This genomic interval from Leishmania panamensis strain MHOM/PA/94/PSC-1 chromosome 16 sequence contains the following:
- a CDS encoding hypothetical protein (TriTrypDB/GeneDB-style sysID: LpmP.16.0490), whose product is MKCCRVLVFILLLLFTACAVCSIVFPQFRKTVSNTTSTTDTVHFWYRQSSRSVADVQGVVMSRTYSYRLLCLQGQVCYTVAAALSVAAATFIGASMLFAACWISAYNNDGLFVTSTFMTFMSFTCSSATLGLMVYTYTTTLCPDEETQICAAKRDGYAMAEGFYLLCTTTVGTFICFIIGFGLCCSVLCCGSEIKDDDYA
- a CDS encoding fucose kinase, putative (TriTrypDB/GeneDB-style sysID: LpmP.16.0480), coding for MSLNFLFSVPRCLAEYSGAKKLLGDAASLTVHEHSAKGDVAAPGLFCGCDPEGKPLGSGGGTVHLLHECYLDEQRHAPASAKKSFLSWLRLGDKDGRVIVHAGGLSRRLPAYAAVGKALVPLPPCRWRRGSQLSRTLLSTQMPMYREIITTAPANLRTLIACGDVCVYLRGSLPSFSHFADKDVVCFGIRTDTHLLENHGVLFTTCEKPLELDYMLQKPSLAEIRQRTAEGRHSFLLDVGMWMLSDRAVAILARKCLGRALDTDDVNGGEHDGHRCAVVCNSYELYSEFGTALGRNASQADPEVSGLKAGVVELRDAVFLHYGTCRQLISSTAKLQSCESPTPSWSWGTPFDGVLAPECNDGKEARLPTAAADAPAGDAGEELDFAAGDAVPLLATPSSVIVQNSVLLAPLDGSAAAAAAAGASAFAPVSPVHHLWAESSWVGARWVLRGQHILTGIPRNDWALALPLGVCVSVVSVLPAALGGRGCGDGAALHAARPYHIDDAFRGDVRNGSTVYMGLLLHDWLSSRGFSVAELYPTARAADRDTAQPLDISEAALFPVCVTQQQLGDFLYVATLSLEATTGGGAAVDPVRLSAGQAVWRTQPRVSAMDLLRLADVPAILRNSEYYERRMLTLMLALVGANPVFQGGCSSVVSVPNTPMATPALSSVRPSVLSDSMIALLQQQFSLLDLSRVAKRVVELGVTLPRRSGTTEEWDGVDATAKTVSLPHQPDSIESFGSDADATASSWARIFTDEKSPNGDRRGAPLCLASGRIVTAHYHMFVSRVIELALEAMDAAQPPMTAAEKARRLELLHAPSAKEARSLVTRHSATAFAELCAAIVDSFPGERHNPEIGVHLDQIIWGRCPIRIDLAGAWTDTPPYTILSGGSVINVAVELNGQPPVQVYVRARKDPTIVILSIDSGEQLRISSFDEIRTYTAVQNSFSIPKAALALCGFLPEFCTTAYATLTEQLAARFGNHGLEISLFVAIPVGSGLGTSSIVAGTVLQSLAEFCKLPWDVHDVCRRVLLIEQMLTAGGGWQDQYGGLFEGVKLVQCVPGLPCLPTVRWMPDNVYTDPRFASCHLLYYTGITRTAKGILTEIVREVFLNSGATLQLLHEIGGATTAAMYNAITTGNYERYARLIHRTWDQKKRLDSGVCNPAVQSIVDIVEPYVWGLTLPGAGGGGYMYMCAKDEACARRIRELLTANPPNGNARFVEMSVSSSGLKVSRS